One genomic region from Peromyscus eremicus chromosome 20, PerEre_H2_v1, whole genome shotgun sequence encodes:
- the Tspo gene encoding translocator protein, producing MAPSWVPAVGLTLAPSLGGFMGSYFVRGEGLRWYASLQKPSWHPPRWTLGPIWGTLYSAMGYGSYLVWKELGGFTEEAVVPLGLYTGQLALNWAWPPIFFGARQMGWALADLVLVSGVATATTLAWHRVSPPAARLLYPYLAWLAFATLLNYYVWRDNPGRGGGPRFPE from the exons ATGGCTCCATCCTGGGTGCCCGCTGTGGGCCTCACTCTGGCACCCAGCCTGGGGGGCTTCATGGGCTCCTACTTTGTGCGTGGTGAGGGCCTCCGCTGGTATGCTAGCCTGCAGAAACCCTCCTGGCATCCACCTCGCTGGACACTGGGTCCCATCTGGGGCACGCTGTATTCGGCCATGGG GTATGGCTCCTACCTGGTCTGGAAAGAGCTGGGAGGTTTCACAGAGGAGGCTGTGGTCCCCTTGGGTCTCTACACTGGCCAGCTGGCTCTGAACTGGGCATGGCCCCCCATCTTCTTTGGTGCCCGGCAGATGGGCTGG gCCTTGGCAGACCTTGTGCTCGTCAGTGGGGTTGCAACCGCTACCACCCTCGCCTGGCACCGAGTGAGCCCGCCAGCTGCCCGCCTGCTCTACCCCTACCTGGCCTGGCTGGCCTTTGCCACCTTGCTCAACTACTATGTCTGGCGTGATAACCCTGGCCGGGGAGGTGGCCCACGGTTCCCAGAGTGA